CGCGGTTTGGGGAAATTCACCCCAAGATTTTGGATGCGCTGGATGTGGCTGGGCCGATTGTCGCGTTTGAGGTGATGCTCGATGCGATTCCCAAGCCTAAGGTAAAGCCCACCAAAACCAAGCCAGGCCTCACAATCCCGGATCTCCAGCCGGTGCGCCGTGATTTTGCTTTCATCGTTGCGAAGGATCAGGCAGCCGATGCGCTGGTCCGTGCAGCACTTGGGGCGGATAAAAAACTCATTACAGGTGTGACGCTGTTTGATGCGTTTGAAGGTGGAAGTCTGGGCGCTGATGAGAAGTCATTGGCGATCGAAGTGACCCTTCAGCCTCAGGACAAGACCCTGACGGACAAGGAATTGGAAGCCGTGAGTGACAAGATCGTCGCGGCCGTTGAAAAAGCCACAGGCGGGAAGCTTCGCGGCTAGTTCTTCTTAAGGAGCTGGTCCAACAGGTGTCCCCATGTGGCGGGACGATCCATTTTGCCGCCAGTCGCACGCGTGTTTTGTGCGCCGATGCTCGCGAGATAGGCAATGTCGGCGGCGTGGCGGGCATCAGCTTTAGCGAGGCCTGCCTCCTGGAAGAGCTGCGCGAGATAGGCCCTCCGCCTTTTGTCGACCCGGGCGAGGATCACCCCTGCTGGATCATAGCTCGCCGCCCAACCGCGCAACACACCTTCAGCTTGCGCACCACCATAGGCATCTGGTGCAGCGCTGACGGCATGGTTGATCAGCCGCTCGAGTTTTGCCCGGCCGGACCCGCCATGAGTCTCCACGTCATCGATAATGTGGTCCGTGGCGATCTTCTCCCAATGGTCCAGCATAGCCGTGTGAAGAGCTGCCCGATCCTTAAAGTGCCAGTAAAAGCTTCCCTTTGTGACGCCGAGGCTCTTGGCGAGAGGTTCTACATTGATTGCGGACGGGCCACCTGCGACGAGCGCTCGGAAGGCTGCCGCGATCCAGTCTGTTTTGCCTAATTCTTTTGGTTTTGCACTCACGCAAGGCTCCAGTGACAATTTGCCATACGCATCCGTATTGACGCAGAGAACATATCCAAGGAAAGTATCCATACGGAAGCGTATGGAGAAGCAAATGCCCATAGAACAGATCGCGTTGATTATTGCAGCCTTTGGTGCCGTCGGGGTTGGCCTTGTGCACTCCATCTTGGGTGAACAGGGGATCGTGAAGCCTGTTTTGAATCGCATGGATTGGGCAGGTGTGCCGCCAGACGCGGATTTCCTGAACAGAACTGTCCGGTTCGCCTGGCACATCACAACGCTGGCCTGGATCGGCTTGGCGGTGATTTTGCTTGCCCCCCTTGTTGGAATGGGAGGTGATCCAGCTTTTGCACCGCTTACCATTGCCGTGACGTTTCTGGTAACCGGGATAGTAACCCTCATTGCATCTAAGGGGCGGCATCTCGCCTGGATTGTTTTCTTCATTGTCGCAGCGGGCGCTGCATGGCCCTACATTTAGGAAACGTGCAATGAATTTCTACGCAGCTGGAGCGGCGGCGCTGCTTGCATCAGGTATCATCTTGCATGTCTTTCTCGCAGGTAGAACTGTGCACGCGGACATGCAGGCGGCTCTGGAGGGCTTCCCCAAAGCGCTCGAAAGTGCCACATGGCACGGAGTGAGTCTTTGGCTCGGGCTGCATTTCGTGTTGGCCCTGGTGGCGGTCTTCTACGCACACCCAATGATGACCGGAGCTCTGGTGTTTGGCGCGCTCCATGCCGGCCTGCTCGGCATTGTGTGTTTGGCTATGTCGCTTCATCTCTGCAATTCGTGGACAGCCATGCGTCAGTCTTACCTGTTCATGCTGATATCAGGTGCGTTAGCGGGCGCGGCGGTGGCTTCAGTTGTTTGAGTTCGGTCCTGGCGGTTTGGAATAGTCTGTCGTTGCCGGGTCTTCAATCTCACGGATGATGCCATACTCATCCGTCTCAGGCTGGCCGTCATCATAGGAGAGGTTGAAGTTGGTACCACCCACGCCCTCCTCCCGTTCAAACCGCTCATCCATCGCGCCAGGTCGGATGGATTGATACTCCTCCTCAATCACATACCCCTCGCTCTGCGTTGATAAATCAATCGCAGGTTTGCTCTCTTCGGCGACAACCTTGGTGGAAAGACAAACAAGACTTGTAAACGCGATTAGAACGGGGCGCATAGAAACTCCAAAACGACATGACATTGAACGTGCAATGTATCGGTGCTTTCACTGGAGATTCAAGTAATTGGTTTGACCGGCAACTCACCAAATGGCGCTGCGGTCCGTCAGGTCTGGCTGACATCATCATCAAAACCGCAGGGAGATGTGATGATGAAACTCTATTCTGGTCCGCTCAGCATGTTTGGGGCAAAAGCCGAAATCGCCTGTCACGAGAAAGGGCTCGATGTCGAATTGGAGTTTGTTCCCTTTTCGCTTCAGGACCTGTACACGCCGAAGCATGAGGTCGTGAAGCGGGTCAACCCGAAGGGACAGGTGCCGGTCCTTGTAGAGGATGACCTGGAGATTTTCGATTCAACGCAAATTTTCGAATATCTGGAAGATGTGCATCCAGAGCCACCACTCTGGCCGCAGCAACAAACGCAAAGGGCGAGAGCACGGCTGGCTGAGCTCAGATCAGACGAGGTCTTTTTTCCGAACGTTGTGTGCCTGATGCCAGCAGGTGCCAAGCGCGCTGGCCCTGACGGTGTTGCCGCCGCTAGAGTGGCAATCCAAACCTTCTATGCTGATTTGGAAAACGCCCAGGCGACGGATTTTCTGGTTGGCGACTACACCTATGCCGATATCGCCTTTTACATGGCGTCCTATTTTGCAGGGTTCTTGGGCGAACCGATCCCGGAAGGATGCCCCCGCCTTATGGCGTGGCGCAGCCGAGTGGGCGCGCGCCCTGCCGTACAAAGGGTGGTTGAACCGATAACAGCTTTTCTGAAATCCCATGGGATAGAGGCTGCCTAACGTAGGGGCTCTCACGGTGTGATCCCTGATAGATCCTTTTCCGCGCTTCCGCTTTAAAACCCTCCGCTTCCGCTTTAAAACAGATGGAACGGAGGGGACATGCAAACATCAACATCAGCGAGCGGCAACTGGCTTAGGCGCACGGTCGACCGCCAGCTCACCATCGATTCCTGGGACAGGCCGGGTTTGTCTCCCACGAACTGGATCTTGGTTGTCCTGATTTTTGCCAGCGTCGTGCTTTTTACCCTCGAAACAGAGCCAGCTCTTGCAGGCGCATGGGCCGACGCCCTGAACTCTGCAAACCTTTTTATCCTTTGTATCTTTGGTATTGAGTTTCTTCTGCGCCTTTGGGCTGCAGGGGAGACGCGGGGCATTCGCGGCGTTACGGAACGGGCCCGCTATGCAGGGCGTTTCTGGTTGACCGTTGATTTCCTCGCCTTTGCGCCAGAACTCTTGCTTGTTGCGCTCATGTCGGCAGGCATTGAGATTCCATTCTCCGTGGAGGGTTTGAAGGCCGTCCGTTTGATGCGATTGGTGAAACTTGCCCGTTTCGTGCCTGCTGCCCAGATGTTGGTAGATGTTATTGAATCCGTCTGGCGCCAATTGCTGATTAGCTTTTTCCTCTCAATAACGTCGGTCTATTTCGCAGCTGTTGCCATTTACTATGCCGAAGGGGCCGCCAACCCTGAATATTTCGGGTCTATCAGCAGGTCGCTATGGTGGGCTGTCGTCACGCTTACAACGGTGGGCTATGGGGACGCTTATCCGGTGACAGGCATAGGCCAAGTGCTTGCGGGCGTGATCGCGTTGATCGGGATTGGGATCATTGCATTGCCTTCGGGCATTATTGCTGGCGCGTTTATGGAACGACTTGAAGCTGACCGGCGCGCAAAATGATTGTTTGACACAAGACTGGAGCAAAGCGATGGAACTCAAAACGATCAAAGTCGAGCGTGAAGGTCAGATCGCGACTGTCTTTTTGTCGAGGCCCCACCGGCGGAACGCCTGGACTGGGCGGATGCACACAGAATACCGCCATGTCCTGACCGACCTTGATCAAGACAAAGGTGTTCGTGTGATCATCGTGACGGGGGATCCGGAAGGCAAAGCGTTCTGCGCAGGTGCCGATACGGCTGCACTTGAAGGTCATTCGGAGAAAGGCCGCTATGACAGCGGTACGACAGATGACATCGCGAGACCCGGCTATGGCGTCCGCGAAGAGTTTGACGCCACCTTTGCCTATCATTTTGGCCTCACCAAACCGGTAATTGCCGCCATCAATGGCGCCGCAGCTGGAATTGGTGTGGTCCTCGCCGCCTTTGCAGATCTGCGCTTTGCTGTGAAAGGCGCCAAATTCACAACCGCCCACGGTCGTTTCAATTTCCCGGCTGAGTTCGGCCTCTCATGGGTACTGCCTCGGATTGTCGGGCTAACCCACGCCAATGATCTGCTTCTATCGTCCAGGGTCTTTTTGGCCGAAGAAGCAATGGAGATGGGTTTTTTAAACAAATGCCTGGAGCCAGACGCGCTCATGCCAGCGGTATATGAATATGCGCAGATGCTGACACAGTCGGCCCCAGGGTCGCTCAGGGAGACCAAGTGGCAGATCTACTCAGACCAGCATCGCAGCGCTGCCACCGCCGTCGAAGAGGCTGAGCGCCTTCTGGAGGCCATGGCGCAGCACTCTGATTACAAAGAAGGGATCAAGGCCTGGATGGGAAAGCGCCCAGCGAATTGGTCAGCAGAGTGAACGAGACTTTGGCTAGTCTGTATTCTGTGTCCGCTTCTTTGTCTCTTCTGCCCAGGTCGTAAAGACACTGACGATTTTATGCAATCCATCGGCACCACCGCCGAGCAGCGCCCCCGTGATGAGAATGTCGACCGCCACAAAAAACGCGGATGTAGGCTCGGTGTTTAGCAGGAGGGGTTCAAGGCCACGTGCGCCGACGCACGCAACCAGAAGCCCAAGTGATA
The DNA window shown above is from Parvibaculaceae bacterium PLY_AMNH_Bact1 and carries:
- a CDS encoding TetR/AcrR family transcriptional regulator (Derived by automated computational analysis using gene prediction method: Protein Homology.); the encoded protein is MSAKPKELGKTDWIAAAFRALVAGGPSAINVEPLAKSLGVTKGSFYWHFKDRAALHTAMLDHWEKIATDHIIDDVETHGGSGRAKLERLINHAVSAAPDAYGGAQAEGVLRGWAASYDPAGVILARVDKRRRAYLAQLFQEAGLAKADARHAADIAYLASIGAQNTRATGGKMDRPATWGHLLDQLLKKN
- a CDS encoding hypothetical protein (Derived by automated computational analysis using gene prediction method: GeneMarkS-2+.) codes for the protein MPIEQIALIIAAFGAVGVGLVHSILGEQGIVKPVLNRMDWAGVPPDADFLNRTVRFAWHITTLAWIGLAVILLAPLVGMGGDPAFAPLTIAVTFLVTGIVTLIASKGRHLAWIVFFIVAAGAAWPYI
- a CDS encoding hypothetical protein (Derived by automated computational analysis using gene prediction method: GeneMarkS-2+.) — its product is MNFYAAGAAALLASGIILHVFLAGRTVHADMQAALEGFPKALESATWHGVSLWLGLHFVLALVAVFYAHPMMTGALVFGALHAGLLGIVCLAMSLHLCNSWTAMRQSYLFMLISGALAGAAVASVV
- a CDS encoding enoyl-CoA hydratase-related protein (Derived by automated computational analysis using gene prediction method: Protein Homology. GO_function: GO:0003824 - catalytic activity [Evidence IEA]), with amino-acid sequence MELKTIKVEREGQIATVFLSRPHRRNAWTGRMHTEYRHVLTDLDQDKGVRVIIVTGDPEGKAFCAGADTAALEGHSEKGRYDSGTTDDIARPGYGVREEFDATFAYHFGLTKPVIAAINGAAAGIGVVLAAFADLRFAVKGAKFTTAHGRFNFPAEFGLSWVLPRIVGLTHANDLLLSSRVFLAEEAMEMGFLNKCLEPDALMPAVYEYAQMLTQSAPGSLRETKWQIYSDQHRSAATAVEEAERLLEAMAQHSDYKEGIKAWMGKRPANWSAE
- a CDS encoding ion transporter (Derived by automated computational analysis using gene prediction method: Protein Homology.), whose product is MQTSTSASGNWLRRTVDRQLTIDSWDRPGLSPTNWILVVLIFASVVLFTLETEPALAGAWADALNSANLFILCIFGIEFLLRLWAAGETRGIRGVTERARYAGRFWLTVDFLAFAPELLLVALMSAGIEIPFSVEGLKAVRLMRLVKLARFVPAAQMLVDVIESVWRQLLISFFLSITSVYFAAVAIYYAEGAANPEYFGSISRSLWWAVVTLTTVGYGDAYPVTGIGQVLAGVIALIGIGIIALPSGIIAGAFMERLEADRRAK
- a CDS encoding hypothetical protein (Derived by automated computational analysis using gene prediction method: GeneMarkS-2+.); protein product: MRPVLIAFTSLVCLSTKVVAEESKPAIDLSTQSEGYVIEEEYQSIRPGAMDERFEREEGVGGTNFNLSYDDGQPETDEYGIIREIEDPATTDYSKPPGPNSNN
- a CDS encoding glutathione S-transferase family protein (Derived by automated computational analysis using gene prediction method: Protein Homology.), whose translation is MMKLYSGPLSMFGAKAEIACHEKGLDVELEFVPFSLQDLYTPKHEVVKRVNPKGQVPVLVEDDLEIFDSTQIFEYLEDVHPEPPLWPQQQTQRARARLAELRSDEVFFPNVVCLMPAGAKRAGPDGVAAARVAIQTFYADLENAQATDFLVGDYTYADIAFYMASYFAGFLGEPIPEGCPRLMAWRSRVGARPAVQRVVEPITAFLKSHGIEAA